The following is a genomic window from Streptomyces lincolnensis.
GTCAACACCGCGATCGGGGCGCTCGCGCTGACCGTGATGTGCGACGCCCTGTTCACCTCACCGCTGCTGCACAACAACTACCGCTCCGGCCAACTGCTCGACGCGGGCTGGTTCGCCGGGTCGCTGCTGCTCGCCTACGCCCCCTGGGCCACCCCGCGCCACGGCACGGAGGCCGAGCGACGGCTCGGCGCCGGACACACGCGCGTGGTGCGCGAACACCTGCCCGGACAGCGCACCGGCCATCACCCGCACCCGCACCCGCACCAGCAGCCGCAGGGAGGTGATCACAGCCGGTATCCGGGCGCCCGGCCCATCGCCGGCTCCCTGGCCGCGCTCACGCCCTACCTGGCCGCCGCCGTCTGCACCCTGGGGATCCTCTACAACGTCCTCAACGGCCGCAGCGTCGACCGCGTGGTGCTCTTCACCGGCGGCACCGTGGTCCTCGCCCTCGTCGTGCGCCAGGGCATCATGCTCCTCGACAACATCACCCTCACCCAGGAACTGGCGCAGAAGGAGAACCACTTCCGCTCCCTGGTGCAGGGCTCCAGCGACGTGATCATGATCGCCGCACCCAACGGCATCCTCCGCTATGTCTCCCCGGCCGCCGCCGGCGTCTACGGCCGCCCCGCGGAGGAACTCGTCGGCACCGAACTGGCCGGTCTCATCCACCCGGAGGATCTGGGCTGCGTGGTGCACGAGGTGCGCCGTTTCCTCGCTGCCAGCCCCCTCGAAGAACCCACCACGCGCATCGAGTGCCGTTTCCGGTCCGGCGACGGCGGCTGGCTCAACGTCGAGTCCACCGTCAACCGCCACCAGGGCGGCCTGATCTTCAACAGCCGGGACGTGACCGAGCGGGTGCGCCTCCAGGCGCAGCTCCAGCACAACGCCGAGCACGACCCGCTGACCGACCTGCCCAACCGCGCCCTGTTCACCCGGCGCGTCCAGCAGGCCCTGTCCGGCCGTCGCGCCTCCGACCGCGCCGCCCTGCGGGGCACGGCCGTGCTCTTCATCGACCTCGACGGCTTCAAGGCCGTCAACGACACGATCGGGCACCAGGCCGGGGACGAGCTGCTCGTCCAGGCCGCCCGCAGACTCCAGGACGCCGTCCGTCAGGGGGACACCGCCTCCCGGCTCGGCGGCGACGAGTTCGCGGCCCTGATCGCCGGCGACGGCACCCGGGACCGCAGCGCCCGCGAGCGCCACATCCTGGAACTCGCCGACCGGCTCAGGGCCACGCTCTCGCAGCCCTACCTCATCGACGGCAACGATGTCCGGGTCAACGCCTCCATCGGCGTCGCCTTCGCCGAGGCGGGCCTCGGCGCGGGCGAGCTGCTGCGCAACGCCGACCTCGCCATGTACCGAGCCAAGGCGGGCGGCAAGGGCCGCGTCGAGCTGTACGCCCCGCAGATGCAGCAGGACGTCGTACGCAAGGCGGAGCTGGCCACGCGACTGCGGGCCGCTCTGCACGACGGCGAGTTCACGCTTCTGCACCAGCCGGTGGTCCGGCTGGAGGACGGCCGGATCACGTCGGTCGCCGCGCAGGCGCGCTGGCGCTCCTCCCAGGGGGTGCTGTTCACGCCCGCCGAGTTCCTGCGGGTGGCCGAGGACAGCGACAAGACGCAGGAACTGGGCCGCTGGATACTGGAGGAGGCCGTCGAACAGGCCGCCGAGCGGGCCGCGACGGGCCTGTCCGTGCCCGTGGCGGTCCGGATGAGCGCCCGCCGGCTGCTGGACCGCTCGATGCCGCTCGGCTCCGTCGAGGCGCTGCTGACCCGGCACGGGCTGCCGTCGGGATCCCTGGTCATAGAGCTGTCCGACCTCGACCCCCGCACCTCCCTGGACGAGCTGGAGCGCCGTCTGGGCGCGCTGCGCAGACTCGGTGTCCGGATCGCCCTGGACGGCTTCGGGAGCGGGTACGCGGCCATCACGGCGCTGCGCAGACTCCCCGCCGACGTACTGAAGCTCGACCGCGGTCTGGTCGAGGGCGTCGTCGAGTCCGCGCGGCTGCACAAGATCACCAGCGGGCTGCTGCGGATCGCCGGTGACCTCGGCCTGAAGTCCGTCGCCGACGGCGTGGACCTGCCGGAGCAGGTCGTGGCCCTGCGCGCGATGGGCTGCACACACGGCCAGGGGATGGCGTTCTCCGGCCCGCTGGACGAGTACCGGCTGCGCCGGGCACTCGGATCCGGCCATTATCCGGTGCCGCACGGCCCGGTGGAGCCCGCGTTCGCGGGTGGGGGTTCCGGGGTGTACACAGGGGGTGTCGCGGCCATTCTCGGCGGTGGCAGCACCCTGCGCTCACATAATGAGACTCCCGTCCCACCCACTTGACAGTGAGTGCGTGCCGGGGGGAGGGTCAGTGCCATGCGCACTCGAATTCTCGTACTTGGACAGCGCGTCGGCTGAAGCTGGTGACGTCCGGACAGACCCGGAACTCCCAGCGACCCCACCCGGCGCGCTCCCCTCGCTTGCCTTTCGGCACGAGGGGTTTTTTGTTGCACAGACGCCATTCGTGCAGCAGCCGAACACCGCACAAACCTCGCAAAAACCCTCAGCATCGAGAAGAGAATGACGATGACCGAGCAGGCCACCGGGGCCCATCACCCGCAGCCGCGGCCCCGATCCGGAGGACACCAGTCCGCCCCCGAGCACGTCACGGGTGCGCAGTCCCTCATCCGCTCTCTCGAGGAGGTCGGCGCCGACACGGTATTCGGCATTCCCGGTGGTGCGATCCTTCCGGCGTACGACCCGCTGATGGACTCGACCCGCGTGCGGC
Proteins encoded in this region:
- a CDS encoding putative bifunctional diguanylate cyclase/phosphodiesterase yields the protein MSSPSPSTTTLASVPRAKPAPGAPRTRPPAMGLGSSLVHQLTLALVCAGYAVGSALGWGSREVALIMGDFGLSAAAGTAAVSCFLYARGRRIRFRPAWLLFALSSTMAAAGNLVWGWYEVVLGRTVPSPSYADLFFLCFAPPAIVGLLVLAKRPVTKAGWVCLGLDAWLIGGSLLTLSWSLALAQAAKVDSHGGVSVSHTALSLAYPLLDIALVSMVLALHFRRSAVNRTAVNTAIGALALTVMCDALFTSPLLHNNYRSGQLLDAGWFAGSLLLAYAPWATPRHGTEAERRLGAGHTRVVREHLPGQRTGHHPHPHPHQQPQGGDHSRYPGARPIAGSLAALTPYLAAAVCTLGILYNVLNGRSVDRVVLFTGGTVVLALVVRQGIMLLDNITLTQELAQKENHFRSLVQGSSDVIMIAAPNGILRYVSPAAAGVYGRPAEELVGTELAGLIHPEDLGCVVHEVRRFLAASPLEEPTTRIECRFRSGDGGWLNVESTVNRHQGGLIFNSRDVTERVRLQAQLQHNAEHDPLTDLPNRALFTRRVQQALSGRRASDRAALRGTAVLFIDLDGFKAVNDTIGHQAGDELLVQAARRLQDAVRQGDTASRLGGDEFAALIAGDGTRDRSARERHILELADRLRATLSQPYLIDGNDVRVNASIGVAFAEAGLGAGELLRNADLAMYRAKAGGKGRVELYAPQMQQDVVRKAELATRLRAALHDGEFTLLHQPVVRLEDGRITSVAAQARWRSSQGVLFTPAEFLRVAEDSDKTQELGRWILEEAVEQAAERAATGLSVPVAVRMSARRLLDRSMPLGSVEALLTRHGLPSGSLVIELSDLDPRTSLDELERRLGALRRLGVRIALDGFGSGYAAITALRRLPADVLKLDRGLVEGVVESARLHKITSGLLRIAGDLGLKSVADGVDLPEQVVALRAMGCTHGQGMAFSGPLDEYRLRRALGSGHYPVPHGPVEPAFAGGGSGVYTGGVAAILGGGSTLRSHNETPVPPT